A window of Nicotiana sylvestris chromosome 8, ASM39365v2, whole genome shotgun sequence genomic DNA:
TGAAATGAACTTTACTTATGTCAAGTGTTTCATGTATACATATCACCAATTTGACGAGAAGGTGCATCTTCTTTCCATTGGATGTACCAATGGAAAGAAGTGGTTTATATCCATTTTAAACATTATAAGTGAGGAATTTGAAAACTCTGATAATTCAAGTCAGTTGATTGATTTATTTGTTCAACAAATGTAGAAGCATATTTTAAGTCCTAATGGAGTTGTATGATTACTTTTTGGATAtatctttaattttattttttatcacCTATGTTGGACTAAATTTTGTAAAAGAAAGTGGAAAGTTGTTGAACAAATGATGCATGctttttcatgtgttgttattcGCTTAAAAATTGAACATTTTGAggttaatttttcttttcttttactgtcAGGTTTTTCACTCCAGATAAATAATACATAATTCTTCAAAGTGTTGCtattcacaaaaaataaaattcgAACCAACTGTGATGTGTGAACATATTGACAGGAAATTGAATTTTTGTGGCTTTCAAGTATATGGAATCAATTGCCAGTAGCCACTTTGGATTTTTTTTACTCATTTTCTTATGTAGTCGATAAATTCAATTAATAATTTTTACATAGAGAAAGCTTACATACAATTATAAATTCCAATGTGAAGCTCAATTTTGTTTGATATTGTGTTGCGAAGGGAACCAAGTGGTTCGAAACATGTGCGTGAGATTGTAATCAAGTCTTTGGCTGCTTTGGTGTGAGATGGATTGACAAACTAAAGCACGTAATAAAAATTGAGTTCAAGCATCTTGTGTGCAAGAATGATTATGATACTGATATATGATATCATTATTCCTTCATGCATATTTTTAGTCAGTTTTCTATAAGAGGTAAATatttgttcaaacttcaaataattatttttctCTGGACGGTGCAGACATTATCTTTTTCCCTTTCATTCTTTGTTGCCCCAGAACATAGGATATTAAGGAGAAGATCAGATCAATTGGTGAAGCAATAACTCCTTCCCCTGAGGAGATAGATCCAATTGCAAAACAAAGTGTTCAAGAATAGAGCAAGAGTGCAGCAAGCTATGTTGGGGAAGAAGCTGCTAAAGTTAAAAATGTTACCGTAGAAACAGGGAAAATGGAATGGAATATGTGGGGAAAATAGCTAAAACATTGAAGTAAAAGGCATCATTTTATGCAAAAGTTAATGGGAATACTGGATCTTTCTAGCAGGAGCAAAAGCGGTAATCGATTATGCTTCGGACGATGGGAAAGAGTATTGAATAAATTGACGCAAAGCTTTTACTGTCCTTATTTTGTGAAGGATATAAACTTCAATCACTCTAAAAGAAAATGTAACTGCTCTCTTCATGAATATCTATAttgattttgttttgaatttgagACAAGTTTTATCCTTGATCTTTGCGTGAATGCATAGATATTGGTGGTTTCTGGCATAGATACAATCCTGCGAAATTCATATATTTGCTTTTTTGGTTTAATTCTTTTCAATGTAAATCACTAAATTAAGTCTGCAATATAGACCAGTTTCtactatattattttttttcctttgaaaCAATCCGCGCATCACGCGGGTATGCATACTAGTTATCTTAATGACAAAAGATTAGGCAAGAATGGTGGTACAACATTTACTACCATAATGTGCGTACATATAAGTACTACCAACGATTGTACCGTTAATTGATGTCCTCCTTTTTTTGGTTGTTCGATAATCAGTTACTCCCTATCTATTGCCTCTTCTAAATTCTTGTTATTTGCCTTTCGGTATATTTGTGTCCAAAAATGTTGGTTTCATTTTGACCTCATTCCTACACCAAACGGTGGAGCTAAAATTTACTTCCTTTattagaaataaataaataattaaatacctGAGAAAAAAGTGTTACGGCAAATAGAAATTTGTGGGACCTATGCCAAAATGAGATACTAATAAATGTTCTTGTAGTTGGGTGGCCACGTGGTGACCAATTGTAAGTCTCCCGTCCTGATCAATCTTGAATGGGAGATTCAATAATCTTTGATGGTGCAGACTCTAGCATTGCATGTGAATTACCAACCCAATAATTATTTGGTACATTTTTATGCCCTTTTGTTATAATGTAGATCCTCAATCTTTTTTCATATAAATCTTATATTATGCCCCCGAAAAATTGATCAAATGCATGCATTCTTCTCCTCGGTACGTGCAACTAAACTATCATTGTAGTTTTTGTCACTTAAAAAGTGCATTTTTTTTCCATATTTTTCATGCTTACGAATTAATTATTATATGGTGAATAGTCAAAAATGGAATAATGCGCTCATCATATCCAGAAAACTAGCACTAGTATTTGAAAAGCCAATCAGTTGTTATTTGGCTATAAGTTTTTTAAGTATTTTTTACTATTATAGATTGGGATTTGcaaaaaatcatttgaagaatTTAAAGTATGTACATTTTTTACCTTAAAAACTAGAAAATGAATTTCCAAATTGTCACTAAAATTGATTTTGTTCACCTTTGTTCTTCCAACTAGGAATTATTtttacaaaggaaaccgacaaatcgCACCAATCCGATAATCCGaatcaaaccgagaaaaaaaatccgaccatgatttggtttgatttagtttggtgttggaaaaaaacccgaccataattggtttaatttgattttaactaaagaaagtcaaaccaaaACCagaccaacccgacattacatatattgaaattttagatatatttaatatataaatatacttattgtgatgtaatttataaatatttcttgaactttttcataattttatcttttaaggtattatttcaaggttggacttagaacttttgaatgttccaataagttttagaGAATTTTTCACAAAGCACCATCTTTTAGTCCTAATTAGCCATTAATAGAAACCCTTTGCTATATTACGTCCTATAGATATCTTTTATGCAATTATATAATGTATTTAATGTATTTAAGGTAGTGTATTTAATAATACAACAAAAATTAGCGGTGTACAAAAAGGAAATCCAGCTAATCCTGATATGTATTTACTTGTATTCAAACGTATGTAGCGCTAAATATGTAACATATATGCGCAATATCTGGGTCGACGAAGATGTTAAAAACGGAAGGaaatcaaatcaattctgatttcccTAATTTTATCAACAAACTTAAAAGTTATCCCATCAATCTGTATTCTTCTCAAACTCAGAAATACATAAACGTGAAAGAAGCGAAGAAACAGAGCAACATGCTTCTATATTGTGCGATTTTCTTCTCCTCCTTATCGATTgatacaaattatatacaaaagAAGGTATAACTCTTCTATATATATGGCAAGCTTGACAGTTTTGTTGCGTCATTCTGGAAAGTAGAACGATGAGGGCAATTATATCGACTTTTCCATTGAGGGAATACTGATTAAGGAGTATGCTTACTTTAATGATCTAGTTGGTTCAATTTCTAATCAACTGGGTATAGATTTGAGCACAAATACCATTAAAATACAATACAATGTTGAAGGCAATTGCACGCCAATGGAAATACAAAATGATATGGGTCACAGAGTGTATGTAGAATtgaaaaaagagaacagagaatttGGGATGTATCCTCTGTGCATTACAACTATGGAAAAAGAGCTTATCTCCGAAGATGGTTTAAATCAAGGAGACATTGTGCAGATAGACGAAGCAGTTCAAATGTACGATTCCGATACAGATGATACACTAGCTATAGAACTTGCCAATTCAGGAGAAGCGATTGGAGTGTTCGAACTCCACAAGGATTTGATAATTTCAAAAACTAATCAAAAGGAGGTTATGGCTGGACAAGTTTATAAGGATAAGGCTACATTGAAAGAGGTGATGGAGAATTATGCTATAGCTCAAAGGTTTCAATTCCGTGTTGATCGGTCTAATGCTGTCAGGTTTGATGTTTGTTTAACTTtgttgtatttagttgtatttgTGTGTTTCCTCCAGATGATGAACACCTTTGAAAATTTATATTTGTTTAGTATTCTTAATAATATGTATTCAGGTGTATTTTACTATTGAAAAAATACAACAGTGGCTATGATTATTTTCATATTATGTCTATAATGTTATTAAGTGTTTGATTATTCATACGaatgtatttagttgtatttatTGTATTTAATCACATCTAACAATATTGGAATTCGTTAGTATACAAAATTACATATACACAGATATTAATTTGGTACTTTATGAATAGGAAGTATATATGTCAGATTCGTTAAGTTGTCTGATGTATGATCTTTTTTTTCCAGCTATGCATTAATATGTATTTCTGAAGATTGTGATTGGAGGTTTAAGGCTTCAAGCATTAACAAATCGAAATTATTCAAGGTGAGAGAATTCAATGACAACCATACATGTCCGCTGAAGGATAAAGTGTACGAGCAGCGGCAGGCTAGTAGCAGCCTTATAAGTGGTATTATAAGGACAAAGCTTACAAACCATAAGAGGAAATACACTCCGAGGgacattattgatgatgtgaaatCAGATTTAGGTGTTGATGTTAGCTACATGTTGGAGTGGAGGgctaaagaaaaggcaatgaattTTCTTAGAGGTGAACCGGCTGATTCATACAAAAAATTACCAGGATACTTATATACAATGGATAAGACATATCCAGGTTCTCACCTGGATATTAGGGTGAAAGAATACTTAGAGTTAGCTGGTTACGAAAAGTGGGCTAGGTTGTATGCACCTGTTAACAGGGGATGGACAATGACGTCAAATATCGCCGAGTCAATCAATGCAGCACTAGTTTCAGCAAGGGAATTGCcaatatatgacttcctcgaagAAGTTAGGAAGATGTTTGGTCGTTGGAATTGTAGTAACCGTAAAGAAGCTACTCAGACATACAAGACGCTTGGGAAAAATACTAGAAAATGCTGGAGTTGAATGAGACCATGTGTACCCGTATGACTGTAAGTTAATTTTTTATGGCATTGATGTATACAACTGAATACAATTTTTTTAGGCAGAACTACCCATTAATTTTTATGAATATTTTCTTGAACTAGTAAATAATATAGATGAATACAGGTAAATACATGTGATTATTAAGACTGTATGCACGTGATAATGATTACAATGGAATTCAGGTGATTGATACAGTTTAAATTGATTGGAAATACCTGAATACAGTTGCTCAAAAAAGGTTGAATACAAATGCATACAAATGCAGACTGTAGATCAATACACagtaatacagttgaatacagttGCTGGAATCAGCTGAATTTAACTGAAATTGGATGAAGTTGCAATTTTCGAAGTTGATAGTAACCATTTAACTCAGTAGTATATATTTGTTAATTCATGTAAATGTGTTCAAAACttatatttctatttttaaatgtaggtGGTACCCTCAACTGAATACTTACATATTGTTAACAATGGTGGGAGGAATTACACAGTCTGCCTGCTCGAGAGAAAATGCGTTTGTGGGAGGTTCCAAATTGATGAATTGCCATGCCCACATGCCTGGGCTGTATTGAAGAGCAAGTTTTTAATGCCTGAAGAATATTGCTCTAGCTATTACAAGACAAGTACAATTGTAATGACATACGATGTGCCAGTGTACCCGCTACCGGACAAAAATGACTGGAATATACCAGAGCATGTTGCAGAGGAGGTTGTACTACCACCCAAATGGAAAAGACCTTCTGGAAGGCCAAAGAAGAAGCGCGGCAAAAATTTAAGTGAATTGCTGTTGCCGAAAAATCAACATTCATGTAGCATATGTGGGCAGGGAGGACATAACAAGCGAACTTGTAGGAATGCTCCACGTAATAAATAGTTGTATTCTGACATGTATTGGTGATTCGACAATTTCTCAACACTTATTATGACATTATCAGCtataataaattcttttttcGAAGTAATATATCGTGGAATGACTTTCgttaatattttttgaatttatttagttgaagtatttttatatataaaaatatatatgaagtGGCTGTGAGAGTATCTTAGTATAGTTGAATACAACTATATCAATTCCTTAATACAGGTGAATACAACATGTTGAATATAGGTTAATAATACAGTTTAATTCAATTGACTTTGGAGGAATACActgtaatacagttgaatacaaatCTGGATAGCTGGTTGAAACAATTGAATTTAACTGACATTGGATGAATATAGGTAATTCAATTGTTCAATACATTTGAATACAACATGTTCAATAATGTTGACTATAGGTTGATAATACAGTTCAATTAAATTGACTATAGCTGAATACATATGAAATCAGAGAAAAATACAgctgaatacagctgaataatacaactaaatacaagTTAATAAATATAACTTGTATTGTTTCAAGTCAATTCAAAGTTATATCTGAATGGATGCAGCTGAATATATTTGCATACCAACTGTAGACAACTGATAAATACACTTTAATACAACTGAATTGAACTGAATAATATAGATTAATACAATCAGCTAAACAGaataatacaactaaatacaacTGCTTAATACCGAAAGATAAAGTTGATCTTATGCAACTGAATACAATTCAAAAATTGGCATTAACAAAAATCATTCAGCATACATAAAGTTTCAGAAATTGTAACTAACATGTGCGTTAACTAAAACCTGTTCAAGCAAACTTAACCAAATTTCAGCATGTAAGTAAATAACATCTACGACCAAAACCACTACAATCATTATCATTGTTCAAGCTAAACTAAAAAAAAACCTAAAGCTATTCTAAAACTATCTGCATCTTTGCCTCCGACTCAGAGATTTGCCTTTCAATCTTTGAAGGTGCTTCACTCTCGCTTATTGCATCAGCATCTATCTTGCACATAGCATAGTCCCATAATAGAGCACCATATCTTTGACGGAGAAGAGTGGCATCAAATGGTATTTTTTTGTGTAATCTCTTCAATAGTGCTCAGAAACTCCGCGAAGGCTGCAACATGCACTCCACAAtccctaaaaaataattaattgaaacagaatataaaataattaatacaaTTAGATTTGTATAAAACATATAAGAATGATGATTGGATACTTACATGCTGCCCGCTTTCTGTTGAGGCAGATTTGGAACGAAGATAACTTCAAAAGGTTCGTTATGATCCTTGTTTGTGTATGCGGGATAAGCATACCAGTCAATGCCTTGACTATCTCTGTAAAAGCCACTAATTGACAGATACCGAGGTAGTAGCTTAGCTAGCTTTACAATCTGAGAGACTACGTATGCATCATGACCGGAAGACGTGTACGAGTCATACACTTTGATACATCTATCTTTGAAAGTCACAACAACCAACACCCAATGAAGTTTTTCCTTCAAGTTCACTGGTATCAAGACATTATCCACTGTATGCCAAGGTACATTAGCATGCAATCTGTAGCCCCTAATATACTCACATACAATGTCTTCTTGTTTGGCTACATTAGCATCACTATCTGTATCTTCATACCTGTCGTATATTTCAGCTATTCTTGTCTTGAATATACAATCAACAGTAGTAAACGTGAAGTCCCTATGCTGATTGTACTTGCCCATCTTTCGCAAATAGTAGAATATGACATCCATATGCTATAAACAAAAGAGGTTGGTAGATAGTGTGAGTTTATTTGCTTGAACTAAGAAATAATATATATGAATACCTCAATACAGATGCTAAAAAAAAGTTGAATACAAATGAATacagaaaatagagaaatacaCTGTAATACATGTGAATACAACTGTATACAGATTATGGACTACAGTTGAATTCAACTGACATTGAATGAATACAACTAATTCAATTCCTTAATATAGGTGAATACAACATGTAGAATAGAGTTGAATATAGGTTAATAATACAGTTCAATTCAACTGACTTTGTTGGAATACActgtaatacagttgaatacagatCTGGACAGCTGGTTGAAACAGTTGAATTTAACTGCCATTGGATGAATACAGGTAATTCAATTGTTCAATATAGTTGAATACAACAGTTTCAATAAAGTTGACTATAGGTTAATAATACAGTTCAATTCAATTGACTATAGCTGAATACATAGGAAATCAGAGAAAAATACAGCTGaataatacaactaaatacaagTTAATAAAACAACATGTTATTATTTAAAGATAAGATTATCAGTTTTGAGAAAGACTCACATTGTCATCCCATAATAAGCCAAAGCATGTATTGCCGAATTGTTGGAACTGATCGGGAGTAAGCTTATCTTTTAGCTGGGATACTATATCAGTGTTAGTGTAACTACTAATTTGGGGTGCTAATTTTGGCTGGTGT
This region includes:
- the LOC138876284 gene encoding uncharacterized protein codes for the protein MEFSCSKKVEYKCIQMQTVDQYTVVPSTEYLHIVNNGGRNYTVCLLERKCVCGRFQIDELPCPHAWAVLKSKFLMPEEYCSSYYKTSTIVMTYDVPVYPLPDKNDWNIPEHVAEEVVLPPKWKRPSGRPKKKRGKNLSELLLPKNQHSCSICGQGGHNKRTCRNAPRNK